The proteins below come from a single Balaenoptera musculus isolate JJ_BM4_2016_0621 chromosome 1, mBalMus1.pri.v3, whole genome shotgun sequence genomic window:
- the HJV gene encoding hemojuvelin isoform X1 has translation MGDPGQSPSPWSPHGSPPTLSILTLLLLLCGHAHSQCKILRCNAEYVSSTLSLRGGGSPGSLRGGGRGGGVGSSGLCRALRSYALCTRRTARTCRGDLAFHSAVHGIEDLMIQHNCSRQGPTAPPPPRGPALPGAGPVRSSGPPAPDPCDYEGRFFRLNGQPPGFLHCASFGDPHVRSFHHHFHTCRVQGAWPLLDNDFLFVQATSSPVASGANATTTRKLTIIFKNMQECIDQKVYQAEVDNLPAAFEDGSINGGDRPGGSSLSIRTANPGSHVEIRAAYIGTTIIIRQTAGQLSFSIKVAEDVARAFSAEQDLQLCVGGCPPSQRLSRSERSRRGAITIDTARQLCKEGLPVEDAYFHSCVFDVLISGDPNFTVAAQAALEDARAFLPDLEKLHLFPSDAGVPLSSATLLAPLLSGVFVLWLCIQ, from the exons ATGGGGGATCCAGGCCAGTCCCCTAGTCCCTGGTCCCCCCATGGCAGTCCCCCAACTCTAAGCATTCTCACTCTCCTGCTGCTCCTCTGTGGACATG CTCATTCTCAGTGCAAGATCCTCCGCTGCAATGCTGAGTATGTATCTTCCACTCTGAGCCTTAGAGGTGGGGGTTCACCAGGATCCCTTCGAGGAGGAGGccggggtggaggggtgggctcCAGCGGCCTCTGCCGAGCCCTCCGCTCCTACGCGCTCTGCACTCGGCGCACAGCCCGCACCTGCCGCGGGGACCTCGCCTTCCATTCTGCTGTGCACGGCATCGAAGACCTGATGATCCAGCACAACTGCTCCCGCCAGGGCCCCacggcccctcccccaccccggggccCAGCCCTTCCAGGCGCAGGCCCGGTGCGCTCCTCTGGTCCCCCAGCCCCGGACCCCTGTGACTATGAAGGCCGGTTTTTCCGGCTGAACGGTCAGCCCCCAGGCTTCTTGCATTGCGCCTCCTTCGGGGACCCTCACGTGCGCAGCTTCCATCACCACTTTCACACGTGCCGTGTCCAAGGAGCTTGGCCCTTGCTGGATAATGACTTCCTTTTTGTCCAGGCCACCAGCTCCCCCGTGGCATCGGGGGCCAACGCCACCACCACCCGGAAG CTCACCATTATATTTAAGAACATGCAGGAATGCATTGATCAGAAGGTCTACCAGGCTGAGGTGGACAATCTTCCCGCAGCCTTTGAAGATGGTTCTATCAATGGAGGTGACCGACCTGGGGGCTCAAGTTTATCCATTCGAACTGCTAACCCTGGGAGCCATGTGGAGATCCGAGCTGCCTACATTGGCACAACTATAATCATTCGGCAGACAGCTGGGCAGCTCTCCTTCTCCATCAAAGTAGCAGAGGATGTGGCCAGGGCCTTCTCAGCTGAGCAGGATCTGCAGCTCTGTGTTGGGGGATGCCCTCCAAGTCAGCGACTCTCACGCTCAGAGCGCAGTCGTCGGGGAGCTATAACCATTGATACTGCCAGACAGCTGTGCAAGGAAGGGCTGCCAGTTGAAGACGCTTACTTCCATTCCTGTGTCTTTGATGTTTTAATCTCTGGTGACCCCAACTTTACTGTGGCAGCTCAGGCAGCTCTGGAGGATGCCCGAGCCTTCCTGCCAGACTTGGAAAAACTGCACCTCTTCCCCTCGGATGCTGGGGTTCCTCTTTCCTCAGCCACCCTCCTAGCCCCACTCCTTTCTGGGGTCTTTGTTCTGTGGCTTTGCATTCAATAA
- the HJV gene encoding hemojuvelin isoform X2 has product MQECIDQKVYQAEVDNLPAAFEDGSINGGDRPGGSSLSIRTANPGSHVEIRAAYIGTTIIIRQTAGQLSFSIKVAEDVARAFSAEQDLQLCVGGCPPSQRLSRSERSRRGAITIDTARQLCKEGLPVEDAYFHSCVFDVLISGDPNFTVAAQAALEDARAFLPDLEKLHLFPSDAGVPLSSATLLAPLLSGVFVLWLCIQ; this is encoded by the coding sequence ATGCAGGAATGCATTGATCAGAAGGTCTACCAGGCTGAGGTGGACAATCTTCCCGCAGCCTTTGAAGATGGTTCTATCAATGGAGGTGACCGACCTGGGGGCTCAAGTTTATCCATTCGAACTGCTAACCCTGGGAGCCATGTGGAGATCCGAGCTGCCTACATTGGCACAACTATAATCATTCGGCAGACAGCTGGGCAGCTCTCCTTCTCCATCAAAGTAGCAGAGGATGTGGCCAGGGCCTTCTCAGCTGAGCAGGATCTGCAGCTCTGTGTTGGGGGATGCCCTCCAAGTCAGCGACTCTCACGCTCAGAGCGCAGTCGTCGGGGAGCTATAACCATTGATACTGCCAGACAGCTGTGCAAGGAAGGGCTGCCAGTTGAAGACGCTTACTTCCATTCCTGTGTCTTTGATGTTTTAATCTCTGGTGACCCCAACTTTACTGTGGCAGCTCAGGCAGCTCTGGAGGATGCCCGAGCCTTCCTGCCAGACTTGGAAAAACTGCACCTCTTCCCCTCGGATGCTGGGGTTCCTCTTTCCTCAGCCACCCTCCTAGCCCCACTCCTTTCTGGGGTCTTTGTTCTGTGGCTTTGCATTCAATAA